The sequence below is a genomic window from Streptomyces sp. NBC_00582.
TCGTGTGCTTCATCGGCTGGCGGGAGTCCTGGTTACTTGACGGCGGACTGTGCCGAGCCGAGAGCGTCCTTCGGCGACGCCGACCCGCTGAGGGCGGACTGGACCGCCTTCCACATCTGCTCGGAGATCTTGGGGTACCTGGTGCCCAGGTCGTCACTGGTGCGTCCCTTGGCGGCCTTCACCGCCTCCACCCACGGCTTCAGCTCCGCGTTCGCGGCCACCTGCTTGTCCTGAACCTGGCTGGTGGGGGCCACGTAGGACAGCGTGCTGTCGGTGTCGTACAGGTTCTGGGGGCTGGTCAGACAGGCAGCCAGCTTCTGGGAGGTGGCGTAGCGGTCGGTCTCGCCCTGAGCCGGGATGGTGACGAACTCACCGCCGGTCGGGGCGGCGGCGTTGCCTCCAGTGACGGTGGGGATGGGCAGGACTCCGTAGTCGAAGCCGGCCTTGTCGGCGTTGGTGAGCTGCCAGGTGCCGTTCTCCGCGAAAGCGTAGTCGCCGCTCGCGAACTCCTGCCAGCTGGTCGTCTGCGTGTTGTTGATCACCGAGTTGGGGGCGTAGCCCTTGTCCAGCCAGTTCTTCCACAGCGACAGCGCGGAGACCGCCTGGTCGGAGTCGAGCGCTGTCAGCTGGGCGCCCGAGCCCCAGAACCAGGGCAGGAACTGGAAGCTGCCCTCCTCCGTGCCGATCGCGGAGAACGTGATGCCCTTCTTGCCCGCCTTCTTGACCTTCGCCAGCGCCGCCGTCAGCGACGGCCAGTCCTTGACCGAGGCCACGTCCACCCCGGCCTCCTTCAGCACCGCCTTGTTGTAATACAGGGCGAGGGTGTTCGCGCCGATCGGCGTACCGTAGATCTTCCCCTTCACCTGGCCGGCCGCGAGGAGGTTGCGGTCCACCGCGGCCACGTCCAGCCCGTTCTCCTCGGTCGAGGTGAGCACGCCCGCCTCCGCCAGGGTCGACACCACCGGATTGTCGACAATGAGGACGTCCGCGGAGTTGCCCTGCTGCGCCGCCAGCAGCGCCTTGTTCGTCAGGTCGCTGGTGTCGAGCGCGGTCCGTTTGATCTTCACGCCGGCCTTGGTGCCACAGCCGTCCAGCAGCTTCACCCACGCCGAGCTCTTGTCGAACTGCGGGTACGGGTCCCAGATCGTGTACGTGCCGTTGTCCTCGGCCTTCTGCGAGCTGCCGCCCGCGCCGGAGGAGCACGCGGTGGCGGTGACGGCGACGACGGTCAGGACGGCGGCGGTGAGACACCGTCCGGCAGATCTGTTCATGGGTGTTCCTCATGGGTTTTGGCACAGGTGTGCCCTGAGATCGGCACAGGTGTGCCCGGGGAGGGGTGACAGGAGGCTGTCGCCGCCCCCATGGCGGTGAGTTGCCTCGGTCCGCCGGTATGGGGTGCGGGGTGACGGTCAGGGGTGTGTGGGTGCGCCGAAGTCCGCGGCGGCGTCGGCGGGTGAGGTGCCAGCGGGTGCGGTGCTCGCTCGCAACGAGATCGGCGGCGCAAGCAGGTGGTGCCGGGCCGGTGTATCGGGGTGGTCGAGCCGCTCGGCGAGCAGGTCGACCGCGAGGCGGCCCATCTGCTCCGCCGGTACGTCGGCCGCAGTCAACTGCGGGGTCATCGTCTCCGCCCAGCGGCTGGCCACGACGCCAGTGACGGAGAAGTCGCGTGGCACATGACGGCCGGCCTGCGCCAGCCCTCGGTAGAGGCCGCCGAGTGCGGCCTCGTTCAAGGTGACCAGAGCCGTCGTGGCGGGGTCGTCCTGCAGGATCCGCTCCAAACAGGCGAGACCCGAGGCGGCGTCGTCCCCACAGCAGTACGTCTGGACGGTGAGGCCGCGTTCCGCCGCGGCCTTGGTGAATCCGTCAAGCCCACGGTGGGCGGACTCGTACCCGGCCCGCAGGAGTTGCTCGGGCCGGTTGACGAGGGCGATCCTGCGATGGCCCAGGTCCGCGAGGTGGTGCACACAGGCCGCCGCCAGTGCCGTATGGTCCAGGCCTACCCACCAGCCGCCCTCCGGGTGGGCGGTGCGGCCGATGGCAACGGAGGGGAAGTCGACCGCGGTGAGGTGGTCGAGCCGGTCGTCCTGCAGCCGGATCTCCATCAGGATCGCGCCGTCAACCCGCCGCTCGCCCAGCAGTCGCTGGAACGAGCGGTCGCTGTCCACACCGCTCGGCGACAGCAGCACGTCGTAGTCGTAGGCCGCGGCGGCCTCCACCACGCTGCCGATGAAGTCCAACTGCATCCCGGTGTAGTGGTTACCGGCCGGCGGGAAGACCAGACCGAGGGTGCTGGTCCGGCCGTTGGCAAGGGCCCGCGCACTCGCGTTGGGCTGGTAGCCCATCTTGTCGATGACCCGCTGGATCCTCTGACGGGTTTCCTCGGACACGGGGCGCTTCCCGCTCAGTGCGTAGGACACGGTGCTCCGCGAGACACCGGCCCGCTTGGCTATCTCACCGATGTTCACGGGGCTCCTTGCCGAGGTTGGCCGAGGCTGATCGAACCGGTTCGATGATTCCATGGAACGAAATCAGCCAGATGCCGATCGTCGAACCGGTTCGCGTGAAGTGAAGGTAGGAGCAACCCGAACCAGTGTCAACGCCTCGCACCGAATTTGACGTAACGGCCCTCGAACGCCGGTACACGGATGCGTAATGCCTGGCCTGCGGGTGTTCATGCGCTTACCTAGATGAGTCAGGTGCCCGATTTCACCAGACGGAAGCGCCCTGGTGCCCTCAGAGCGGGCCAACGGACACGCTCGGAGAGACCCGTGCCGGAGGTGTGGGTGACCAGTTTCATGGTGACGCGCTTTCGAACCGGTTCGATATCGTAGCGCTCAGCCAAACGATCGCGTACGACGCGGGGACAACAGCCGCGAGGGCAGGCGGCGTACAGGCCATCACCGATCCGCATCACGGGCACTGGGCGGGACGTCGAACCAGCCCGGCGAAGGCGCCGACGGCATCGCCCTCGCCACCGGGGTTTGGTATGAGCCGTACCAACGATGAGGGCAGCCTTCCGGCGTGATCGACGGTCCTGCCGACGCGACCTGGGACCGTGAAACTCGAGGACCTCTTCCTGCGCATCGGCCACCGTTTCGGCCGCGCCGACCTGCGATGCCGCATGCGGGACCACGTACGCGCGCTGCTCGGCCCGGTCCGCTGCAAAAGCGGCCGGCAACTGGCCGAACACGCAGGCCAGCACACCCCCGACGGCCTGCAACGGCTACCGCGCGGAGCGCCTGACCGCCGACGACGTCCGCGACGACCTGCAGGCATACGTCGCCGACAAGCTCCGGTCCCCCGCTTCGGCCGTATCGGCCACCTCTTCATCCAGGCACCGGATGAGGCAGGGGACCAACGCTCGTGCGGCGACGGCGCCGAAGGCGTGCGCGTCCATGACAGGGCGGCCGTCCAGCTCCCGGCGATCGAGGACTTCGACGGTGACCGGCCCACCCATCACCGCTGGGCGCTGACCCGGCGCAGTACCAGCGGAGCCGACCAGGTGCGCCTGCTACCTCGCCTACGCGCCGGTGCGCACCGACGTCGACTGGCTCGCACCGGTTCCACCATGGTCCCGCTCACTGTGGCAGAAGTCTGGCGGCTCCTGGCGGCTGGGCCCGCACATCGGCCCCACCCACTATTCGCGTCGATGCGCTGAGATCGTCGCGATGGCGGCGAAGGTGTCAGGCCTCGGCCAGGCACTGTCACCACCGACGACGCCTCAGACCAGGCCAAACAGCGAAACGCTGCCGGATTACCAGGGCCCCCGGA
It includes:
- a CDS encoding LacI family DNA-binding transcriptional regulator; translated protein: MNIGEIAKRAGVSRSTVSYALSGKRPVSEETRQRIQRVIDKMGYQPNASARALANGRTSTLGLVFPPAGNHYTGMQLDFIGSVVEAAAAYDYDVLLSPSGVDSDRSFQRLLGERRVDGAILMEIRLQDDRLDHLTAVDFPSVAIGRTAHPEGGWWVGLDHTALAAACVHHLADLGHRRIALVNRPEQLLRAGYESAHRGLDGFTKAAAERGLTVQTYCCGDDAASGLACLERILQDDPATTALVTLNEAALGGLYRGLAQAGRHVPRDFSVTGVVASRWAETMTPQLTAADVPAEQMGRLAVDLLAERLDHPDTPARHHLLAPPISLRASTAPAGTSPADAAADFGAPTHP
- a CDS encoding sugar ABC transporter substrate-binding protein; this translates as MNRSAGRCLTAAVLTVVAVTATACSSGAGGSSQKAEDNGTYTIWDPYPQFDKSSAWVKLLDGCGTKAGVKIKRTALDTSDLTNKALLAAQQGNSADVLIVDNPVVSTLAEAGVLTSTEENGLDVAAVDRNLLAAGQVKGKIYGTPIGANTLALYYNKAVLKEAGVDVASVKDWPSLTAALAKVKKAGKKGITFSAIGTEEGSFQFLPWFWGSGAQLTALDSDQAVSALSLWKNWLDKGYAPNSVINNTQTTSWQEFASGDYAFAENGTWQLTNADKAGFDYGVLPIPTVTGGNAAAPTGGEFVTIPAQGETDRYATSQKLAACLTSPQNLYDTDSTLSYVAPTSQVQDKQVAANAELKPWVEAVKAAKGRTSDDLGTRYPKISEQMWKAVQSALSGSASPKDALGSAQSAVK